The region TAAAATTCGCTCAGGGTGTGGTTTCTTCAGCTTCAAACATTGattacaataaattataatttattcacAATTGGCAGGGGATTTGGTAAATTTTTTCATGGGCAAAACTCACATGTTCAGCTCTGCAACCCAACCAACAATGGGCTTTATCTTGCAATTTTGAAATCGAATAAATTGTTATACACAAACTACAACAATCTGGAAAAAGCCACATCACCGCAAAGAAATAATGGCCCAAACAAAGATTTTCTAGCTTGTTCTTCTGAGTTTAGATAAATATGATCTTTCCTCGCTTCTGTAGCATTTTGGAATCAGCTGAATGCTTCACCTTTGTtgtgcttgtttatttttgtacatccTGTTACAGACAGCAGTCTAGCGAAGACGCACCTATATAAATTGGAACAGTAAGAACACcgatatatttttctatttttgtattgttCACCAGAAATTGTTGCTTTATTCTTATATTTGTGGTGGAAACCCGAAGACTGATAAGACCAATTCTGAAGAAGGAACGTGTTGCGAAATGTTTAAGACGTTCCTGAACGTGACGTGGCTCGGGCCGATGACGTTTCAGGTGGCGTGCCATACAAAAAGCATCCTCCGCGTGACGTACAGAAGCAGTCAGCAGTTCATCCCTTCCCTATAGTCTCATCTGAGCGTGTTGGTTTCCCAATTATTACATTACGAAACCGACTGGCGCCACGACAGTTTTTTGAACACTTGTTTTTAATCCGTCTTTATTTTCTACCTTTTGGTCAACCAGACAACACTTACGCTGACGTTCCTTTAGCAAAGGTAAGTTTCCGTCTCTTGTTTTCCTTGCTTAGCTTTACGTTAGCTAACCGACGCCTCGAGAAGGAAGTTGGTCGAGGTTATGTAGTTCACGGAAGAGTGAGAAAACTTCACCGTATCTTCTTATTTAGCTCGAACTTACACGTATAACGAGCTCTTGTTCGTTTGATGTAAAATACACAGTTGATACCGGAGGATGGTTGTTGGCCTTTTAGCCGTTAGCTCTGGTGTAGCTTCGAGAATCCCCCACCTCATCCCTCCTCAAAATGTCGCTGCCTGGACTTCCGGTGTTAGAACAAAGACCTCATAAAACCAGCTGATGGGAATTTTCCCCTTTCCCTTTTGAACTAATTCTTGTTCAGAAATATGTTTATAACGTATAACAAAGCAAGTAGTTGTGAAATTAAGGGTTTAGGTATGTTGGCAAACTCCTCAAATAggttttgtagaaataaaacatctgatttgAAAGCGCTAAAAACCGAGTCCCCTAATAATATCTAGATAATCGCAtgttgtttaaagaaaacaagaaggtCGAACAGCTCATTTTCGGAGCGTGTCATTTCCAAAATGCGTCGGCAATGACACGAGTTAAAGTAGATTTTGATCATCGTTCCCCCAGTTATATTAAGTTTATGTGGAAGTTGCTGAAAGCGTTTCCTGCTTTTCGTGACTTGGTTAAAGTGAACTGGTCTGCATGGATCaagtaaagtgttttatttttatcaacgTATGCCAGTATTGCTGAGGGTTTATGGCTTGGCTAACGATGACGTGATCTTTATACCGAGAAGAAATAGGATGACATTACGCCATGGTCTTGTTTTGTTCCACTTTGGTGCTAAGTTAGCATGCTAGCTTCCCTATAGCCTACTACACGTGTTGACGTTCATATGCTCCACTTCTCGGTTAGAATCGGTTTAAATTGTTCGTAAAAGGGAACAGATTTCTGTTCTTGATTCTAACAAACTAAATGAATCCGATTGTGATCGCTTATCTTTTTGGCTCtttgttaatctttttttttttttttctgtctgcctcCAGGTCGTTTTTTCCAGCCCCTACACTTTGCTTAATTCTTTACTAAAATTCTTTGCCAAGCCGCCAAAGTGGAGAGTGTCGTCGCACCAGGGGGACCTTCTCGTTTCAGGTACTCGGCATTAACATCACATCACACTTGCTTATCCTGATTCTCTGCAGCTCAACCCAAAAAGGACATAAAGCCAACCTTTCTGatgttaaaatgcattttcccctgctgtttgttttacagtgtagggggaggaggtgggggtGCACCTCAGCACTATCCCAAGACTGTCTGCAACGGGTGACTTTTCTATTTACTTAACACCCATAAGTTATTTTGTTtagattcaaataaaaaatttaagtaGTATTGAAAGATTtacatgggttttttttccacataatgAGCCTTCCTTTCATATCATGCCAGTAAATGGGAATCTTTCTCTGAAATCTGTTGCTAACATTAGACATGTACACATGAGTATCAGGCTgtgcatcaaaaataaattggttaGACATTGTTCTGTTTGCATTGTTGTActtaccatgttttttttttttttttttgtaacagcGAGTTCCTGGGGAAAACCCCAGGTCCTGGCGTTCAGAGATGGATTCCTTCACGAAGCACTAGACGAGATGCCAATTCCTCCAGcgagaaaggagaaaatgatGCTACCTTCAGGAAAGTAAGAGGGTAAGTTAACACTTGTACtttcaaagttgttttaaagtttcatgGCTCCAAGTATATcttcatgtttttgctttttttttcaacaaatatatattttttctcagcATACTTAATAAGCTGACCCCTGAAAAGTTTGACAAACTGTGCCTGGAGCTCCTCAATGTGGGTTTGGATACAAAAATTGTCCTAAAAGGAGTTGTCTTGTTGGTGAGTATccttatacatatttttatttgtagacaTGCTGAACCAGTGATGAAtaatatattgtatttatgttaaGATTGTTGACAAGGCCCTTGAAGAACCCAAGTACAGCCAGCTTTATGCACAACTATGTCTTCGCCTGGCAGAGGATGCACCAAACTTTGAAGGCCCATCAGCAGAAAGTCAAGCAACTCAAAAGCAAAATACTGTAGGTTTTAagcaatatttatatttgtaggCTCTTGGATGTGTTGGAGCCaacttatatttttcttttcttgtttgcaGACCTTTAGAAGGCTTCTGATCTCTAAACTTCAAGATGAATTTGAAAACCGTGCCAAGAATGTTGATGGTGATTAAATcttactgtattttttaaatatgtatattattaaaaactaattcTTTCCAtctaaaaaatatctttttatgtAGTCTTTGACAAACATGACAACCCGCTCACCTctgaagaggaggagcagcgtGCTATTGCAAAGATCAAGATGCTGGGTAACATCAAATTCATTGGTGAACTTGGCAAACTCAATCTTATCCACGAATCCATTCTTCACAGATGTATTAAAACAGTAAGTTTTAATATGctacatgtttttgtaataatcAGATTGATGTGTAAGGAATCTAACTTGtgctcttaaaaatgttttaagcttttggagaagaagaagagagtcCAACTTAAGGATATGGGTGAAGATTTGGAATGCCTCTGTCAAATAATGAAAACTGTGGGACCTAAAATTGATCATTCAAAGGCTAAGGTGTGTAAACTTAAATGGGTCTAACAATGGCAACTGTTGTCTGGTCTGATGTTATATTGAAAACTCTTCAATTTCTCTTTGCAGTCCCTGATTGATCAGTACTTTGGACGCATGCAATCCTTAATGAACAACAAGGATTTGCCAGCAAGGATTCGCTTCCTGTTGCAGAACATGGTGGAGCTGCGAGAAAACAACTGGGCTCCTCGCAAAGCTTATGTGGACAACGGGCCAAAAACCATTCACCAAGTTCGCCAGGACGCTGTAAAGGTTAGACAGTGCTTCAGTAATTAGcttggtgacttttttttttttttcttaagttttttttaatttgctcacTCACTAGAGATATTTTTTGCTCTTTAGGATTTGGGTGTGTTCATTCCACCATCCAATGATGTGATGAGGAATGACTTCTTCACAGACCATAACTCCTTCCTGCCATCAAGGAGAGTTGAAAGAGAGCCTCTCGGTGGGCTCGCTGACATGTTTGGACAACTGCCTGGTATGTTGGCCATTTTTTACCCTGATAGAAGTTTTACTACTTCCTAGAGTCATTAAAATATCAGACGGCAAAATTGAATGTCTGTCTTTGAACAGGGATTGGCATTGGAACTGGTCCAGGAGTGATTCAAGACCACTACTCCCCCACCATGAGTCGTCATCGTGCAAGCCCACTGTTCAATGGCCATGTGGGAAATGGCAACGCTTCACACCAGCCTCAGTTTGAACCAGGAAGCAAGCCATTCATAAAGCCAAATCAGGTAAGACTTGTAGCTTTCCTTGTTTAATTCTCACTTGCAGTGTTTAGcacttgaattaaaacaattttcttttttttgttgttttttttaaaggggcagaattCACCAGTTTTCAGCCATAAACAGAATCACTCAGTACAAGTACAGTCGAAGGATGTGGGTCCAAGGTTCAGCAAGAAAGGAAAACTCAATGCTGATGAGGTACTGACTCTTGTGATGgcaagaaaatctaaaaattttgGCTGTGAGTTAAGTTTataccactttgtgtttgtcttatAGATCAGTCTGAGGCCGGCTCAGTCCTTCATCATGAATAAAAACCAAGTGCCAAAACTGCAGCCACAGATGATTTTGATGCCTCAAACTGGTTCTCCAATCGGACAGGTAGCCTCCCTTTGTTTAAATAAAGCTTCCATGGTGCTTGAAGTGTTGCAAGGTgcacttaaaattttttttctttttttttacagcttggCCTCAAAAGTAATCCTCCTCCAATCCAGGAAAAGCCAGCAAAGTCCAACAAAAAGGCTCCACCAACTAAGGAAGAGTTGCACAAAATGACAGTGAGTTTCTCATGGTTCAAGCTCGACTTCCTTCCTGTAAAGTGTTGCGTCATTCAATAAAacttgtctttgtctttttagGATACACTTATGACAAACTATCTGAATGGGAAAGACATCGAGGAGGCTGTAAGCACTGCAAAGGAAATGAGGGCGCCCAATTACTTCTTATCTGAGATGCTGAACAAGATGATCATGTTCACACTCGAGCGGTCTGACGAAGACAAGGAAAATGCGAGCAAACTGATCCATGCTCTCTCCACAGAGGGAGTCATCAGCCGTGAAAGCCTTCTGCCTGTGAGTGTCCTCTGATAAACGGGAAATGCTCGATCGTTCAGCTGAATATCAATTAACCCAAACTTTCTTGGATTTCTTTGTAGGCCTTCTTGCGTGTTCTGGACCAGAGCCATAAGATCGAGGAAGAAATCCCTCTGGTGAAATCCTACCTGGCCCAGTTTGCTGCTCGAGCTGTAATCGCCGATCTGGTCAGCATTGACGACTTGGCTCATCAGCTGGAGAATGGTACCCATTTCCCCCTCTTCCTGCTGTGCCTGCAGCAGATGGTCAAACTGAAGGACAAAGACTGGCTGGGCGACCTGTTCCAACAGAGCAAGGTCAACATGCAGAAGATGCTACCTGGTACGCTCGTTCTGTTTACATGTACAgttgaagtaatttttttctagctgacaatttattttataattttttttttttatcagaaattgACCAGAACAAGGATAGGATGTTGGAGATTTTAGAGGGCAAAGGTCTTGGCTTTCTGTTCCCACTGATGAAACTGGAGAAGGAGCTGCTGAAGCAGATTAAAGTGGATCCGTCACCACAGTCCATCTACAAGTGGATCAAAGACAACATCTCACCCAAACTTCACACCGATAAGGGCTTTGTCAACATCCTTGTGACCAGGTAAGGGACAAAGCTTCTGCTGATAAAATAGCAGTCTTCAAGAGCTCAAGTTGATGGGTTTTGTCGTTTCTGCCAGTCTTCTGCAGTACATTGCTTATGAGATCAACCCAGACGACGATGAGGAGCAGCTCGCAGCACCCAGCAAGGAGCAGCTGGATGAGGAGAAGCAACAGCTGCTCTCCTTCAAGCCAGTCCTGCAGAAGTTCCTCCATGATCACATTAACCTGCAAGTCAGTGCGCTGTATGCCCTGCAGGTCCACTGTAACACAAAGAGTTTCCCCAAAGGTGTgtatttgattttagttttctccAAAGTGATTTAATGTTGCTGTGTGAGGCTTTTTGTGTAATCCTTTGTCGTCGTGCTTTAGGCATGTTGCTGCGCTACTTCGTGAACCTTTACGACATGGAAATAGTCGAAGAAGAAGCCTTCCTCTCATGGAAAGAAGATGTCACAGAGGAGTATCCTGGAAAGGGGAAAGCTTTATTTCAGGTAAATTGAACCAGAACTTGCCACCTgattcaatttttatttatgtatttttatttatgtatttttttttttaaaccactgaTTGACGTTTTCCTTTTTGACGCAGGTGAACCAATGGCTGACCTGGCTGGAGACAGCTGAGGAGGAAGAGTCAGAGGAGGAAGATTACTGAGGGAGATTAGTCAAAGCCATGTGTTATTAGAAAGCAACgagttaaatattatttttttccttgtcttgtcctttcttttttgtttagttgcaATTGTTACAACTCATTCACAAAATGCTTCGCCAAATCCAACTGGCTTCATCTTGCTGTATGTACCTCCTAGAGCTTCCGTCTTGTTCGATGTCTCGCAGCAATGGTTGGCGCATTTCAGTCATCTTGGGATCAGGAGTAGACAGTGAATTAAGGAAAACATATTGTTTGACCTGCTCTGTTGCCCCTTTTGTTTCTAGTCGGAGTAACGAGTGCAACTTCCTTAAACTGTTTACAAAGACCAAgacttttccttgttttttctgcatttataattcagatttttgatgcaCTTTGCTTAACATCATGAGTTGTTGCAAT is a window of Xiphophorus maculatus strain JP 163 A chromosome 4, X_maculatus-5.0-male, whole genome shotgun sequence DNA encoding:
- the eif4g2 gene encoding eukaryotic translation initiation factor 4 gamma 2, which codes for KILCQAAKVESVVAPGGPSRFSVGGGGGGAPQHYPKTVCNGEFLGKTPGPGVQRWIPSRSTRRDANSSSEKGENDATFRKVRGILNKLTPEKFDKLCLELLNVGLDTKIVLKGVVLLIVDKALEEPKYSQLYAQLCLRLAEDAPNFEGPSAESQATQKQNTTFRRLLISKLQDEFENRAKNVDVFDKHDNPLTSEEEEQRAIAKIKMLGNIKFIGELGKLNLIHESILHRCIKTLLEKKKRVQLKDMGEDLECLCQIMKTVGPKIDHSKAKSLIDQYFGRMQSLMNNKDLPARIRFLLQNMVELRENNWAPRKAYVDNGPKTIHQVRQDAVKDLGVFIPPSNDVMRNDFFTDHNSFLPSRRVEREPLGGLADMFGQLPGIGIGTGPGVIQDHYSPTMSRHRASPLFNGHVGNGNASHQPQFEPGSKPFIKPNQGQNSPVFSHKQNHSVQVQSKDVGPRFSKKGKLNADEISLRPAQSFIMNKNQVPKLQPQMILMPQTGSPIGQLGLKSNPPPIQEKPAKSNKKAPPTKEELHKMTDTLMTNYLNGKDIEEAVSTAKEMRAPNYFLSEMLNKMIMFTLERSDEDKENASKLIHALSTEGVISRESLLPAFLRVLDQSHKIEEEIPLVKSYLAQFAARAVIADLVSIDDLAHQLENGTHFPLFLLCLQQMVKLKDKDWLGDLFQQSKVNMQKMLPEIDQNKDRMLEILEGKGLGFLFPLMKLEKELLKQIKVDPSPQSIYKWIKDNISPKLHTDKGFVNILVTSLLQYIAYEINPDDDEEQLAAPSKEQLDEEKQQLLSFKPVLQKFLHDHINLQVSALYALQVHCNTKSFPKGMLLRYFVNLYDMEIVEEEAFLSWKEDVTEEYPGKGKALFQVNQWLTWLETAEEEESEEEDY